A section of the Pochonia chlamydosporia 170 chromosome 2, whole genome shotgun sequence genome encodes:
- a CDS encoding ankyrin repeat protein (similar to Metarhizium robertsii ARSEF 23 XP_007822193.1), whose translation MINLRDLPLSLLLDIGEWIPDRESLSAWIRTSRYFYTALNRHLYKLHIKHDKPSHSCLFWAAQVGRLDTFTLAHRLGADLDVTRPTRSSKVPPSPLHAAIQNLHPDIVRYIVHNGGAVHSPAWVQSMGRPYPLGKALHVRNLKQGASGVRKRQEILEILIRGGATLVDEQEPALPGAAAMNKKDIVSLLLQQPLVGVNDYTRRGYTALHMVSQNGHAELARYLLDQPGIDIYAEPPFGSDTALDMAVRGGHLDIVRQLLMWHGLHPDAAFELTKKAFAEALVGGQTRICEYLITLPDITGAMVLRDASTALHLAASHQDANIAQILLERSTVDLGALDANGRTVLHTLAAVVDLRGQRKRAEVAKMLVERGIDIDRRDMDGHTAVCHAVVRGAYLVATQLLESGANPTLGTVSPSGDYTWTLIHECFSPNRRESPWHEARMELVEMIIQCDPESVHKESVVKDARLRRIKNAPFDGTPLLFAVLYDGNLDMIQILIDNGAKVDSVATSRRINDTGSRYSIIQALLSYEMTLKFPVYSDNWAGRGKEVPPLTDDLRERLVVLLGNGARIDPEHGQQSVLEFACELQMAGNSQLLGHLFDLAKLKNVNLEHVQYLIGKYSSEGAEDAMSSELAAELQEWMDVRLLPELET comes from the coding sequence ATGATCAATCTTCGCGACCTTCccttgagcttgcttctgGACATTGGCGAATGGATCCCAGATCGCGAGAGTCTCAGCGCCTGGATTCGCACATCACGATACTTCTACACGGCACTCAACCGCCATTTGTATAAACTCCACATCAAACATGACAAGCCGAGTCACTCATGCCTCTTCTGGGCTGCACAAGTTGGCCGCCTCGACACCTTCACATTGGCGCATCGCCTTGGGGCCGATTTAGACGTAACCAGACCAACGAGATCCAGCAAAGTGCCTCCATCGCCGTTACACGCGGCCATACAAAACCTCCACCCCGATATAGTTAGATATATCGTCCACAATGGAGGTGCCGTTCACTCGCCCGCCTGGGTCCAATCCATGGGACGTCCATATCCGCTGGGCAAGGCGTTGCATGTTCGCAATCTGAAGCAAGGCGCCAGCGGCGTCAGGAAGAGACAGGAGATATTGGAAATCCTCATTCGGGGCGGGGCTACCTTGGTGGATGAGCAGGAGCCTGCACTCCCTGGTGCGGCTGccatgaacaagaaggaTATCGTCAGCCTGCTTCTGCAACAACCGTTGGTAGGCGTCAACGACTACACCCGGCGTGGCTACACGGCGTTGCACATGGTGTCGCAAAATGGTCACGCAGAGCTGGCTCGCTATCTCCTCGACCAACCTGGAATCGATATATATGCGGAGCCACCCTTTGGCAGCGATACTGCTCTAGACATGGCCGTGCGAGGTGGCCATTTGGACATTGTCCGTCAGCTGTTGATGTGGCATGGCCTGCACCCTGACGCAGCATTTGAgctgacgaagaaggcatTCGCGGAAGCACTTGTGGGCGGTCAGACCCGTATATGCGAGTATCTTATTACGCTTCCTGACATTACTGGAGCTATGGTGTTACGAGACGCGAGCACAGCATTGCATTTGGCAGCATCCCACCAGGACGCTAATATTGCCCAGATCCTACTCGAGCGGTCAACTGTCGACCTTGGCGCACTGGATGCCAACGGCAGGACGGTTCTGCACACCCTAGCCGCGGTGGTAGACTTACGGGGGCAACGCAAACGTGCCGAGGTGGCCAAGATGCTGGTTGAACGTGGAATCGATATAGATCGAAGGGACATGGACGGACACACCGCCGTGTGCCATGCCGTTGTCCGGGGTGCATATCTCGTTGCTACACAGCTGCTGGAGAGTGGCGCAAATCCCACGTTGGGCACTGTGTCTCCTTCGGGCGACTACACATGGACCTTAATTCACGAATGTTTCTCACCAAATAGGAGAGAGTCACCGTGGCATGAAGCAAGAATGGAACTAGTCGAGATGATCATCCAATGTGACCCTGAGTCTGTCCACAAGGAATCAGTGGTCAAGGATGCACGGCTACGGAGAATAAAGAATGCACCTTTCGATGGCACACCGTTGCTTTTCGCAGTCTTGTACGACGGCAACCTCGACATGATACAAATCCTCATCGATAATGGTGCGAAGGTTGACTCCGTCGCCACAAGCCGACGGATAAATGACACCGGCAGTCGCTACTCCATCATTCAAGCCCTGTTGAGCTACGAGATGACATTAAAGTTCCCGGTTTACAGTGACAATTGGGCCGGCAGAGGGAAGGAGGTGCCCCCACTGACTGACGATCTGCGTGAGCGATTGGTAGTGCTGTTGGGAAACGGGGCAAGAATTGACCCAGAGCATGGCCAGCAGTCGGTGCTTGAATTTGCGTGTGAGCTTCAGATGGCGGGTAATTCGCAGCTATTGGGGCATTTGTTCGACTTGGCGAAGTTAAAGAATGTAAATTTGGAGCATGTCCAGTATTTGATTGGCAAGTATTCAAGTGAGGGAGCGGAGGATGCTATGAGTAGTGAGTTGGCAGCTGAGTTGCaggaatggatggatgtgaGGCTGCTGCCAGAATTGGAAACGTAG